The following nucleotide sequence is from Coffea eugenioides isolate CCC68of chromosome 3, Ceug_1.0, whole genome shotgun sequence.
AAGCGCTAACACGTAGTTCCATGGATGTTTATTGCCAAAGCAGCTCATCAACAAAGATGCTGCAGAAGTAGTATTAGTATGAAAAACATTATTAATAACAACGAACGCAAGAATTAAATAGAACTATAAATATGTGTAAAAGCTCAAACAGATAAGCACCCTTTTATTGGTTGATTGTAGGATATTTTTACAAGAAAAGTTTTAGTTAATTAAATCATCTTGTTAGCTTAAAAACAGGGGTTATTGGCCTTGCTCTCAAATAAAGCAATGTAAAAAATAAATTGCAATGCGAAGTCATTGAAGGTATTGAGAGGAGGAGAGAAGCCTACGTCATAATGTGGCTTTTGATAATGATGATGATAATAAGAAGAGTAAAATGtgtaataattaattaaaaacaCTAAAATCTTGGGCTGGTCCGACCATCCTTTTCTTAGGAGGTTACAACTTACACATAAAAATATGCGTAAATTGTGACTGACATTGCGATTAAAATCTTGGAGACGCTTTTGAAAACCAAATATTAAGGTTCAAGTTTGGAGGAAAAACAATTCCAATTAAGACCATTGTAATTAACCATCCGAtcaagaaaagataaaaagtaCAAAAATTTTAAGAGAATAAGGATGTAGCTGGGGAGGTAGAATGAAGTTTACATATGAGGGTGAGAATGCAAGCCACAAGGATGAAGACCCAGCCAAGTGGATTTGCTATCAGAAAATGTTTGATGGTAGGGTTGAAAAACATCACCATCCCCACAGCAAAGCTGCAAAGCAATTGCATGCATAAAAGCACGTAAACTTTCCTGATAAAAGCCCATCTCATCTGTGGATTTTCCATCATCCCCGGATAGAGTTGGCCATTGTTGGCATTTTCAACATCTCCACCTTTTCTTGAAAATCCTCCCATTTGAATTTGCCttggaggaaaaaaaatccaatgAAAAATTGAcctcttttgttgtttttttcttctttctttgggTCTAACTGAGGGGTTTATTTAcataaacacacatatatatcaACCCAACCAAAAAGAGTTGATATATACAAAATGCATGCACAAAATGACTTTAATGGCTAGGTGTAAAATTGGGATGCAATAGTTGAGTTTTGAAAGATGTATTTTGTCTGGCAAGGAAGAGGGAGAGCTGAAAGAATATAGTTCTTTGGATTCTTGAAAGATGTAAAAGAATGCGAAGGAGGGAAGGTTGAAATTCTCTATATATACTCCGATATATTAGGAAAATTGTTTGACGCTGGAGTATATATGGATTGGTGGTTTTTCTAGAACCAGAAAAACTCACCGCAAACAGTACCCCCATTTTTGGCCAAAAAGACTTCCCCAACAACCATGGCTGATTGCACACCCTCTAATTTTCAGAGCATTTTTAGTTTAATGATTCTTTAGTTAAAAACTTATTATTAAATGATTCTTTAGTTACAATTCTTTCAACTATTTTTTCTTGCAAGAATTTTCATATATGGGCAAATGGTTTTTGtgtgggaaaaaaaagaatttaatgAAGCATTATGGAAGTTGTTTTGCATCATGTAAGAGCATATATTTAGgagtatattttaaaaataaaaataataatagagttttttttgggtgtttttgtttgggggggggggggaggggttGCTAAACTTTATAGGTGCTTTCATGTATTTGGATGGTGGAAAATGGAATCCTAGTTAAGCCAAAGGTTATCCtgcaaaactatttttttttttttttggtgtggtTACGCTATGCATTTTAAACATTGTCAGAAAACTGATTTGCGTAATTTGGAAAACAATCTAGAATTAAATTAAAGTTGCTTCTCATTCTTGTGgctaaaagagagagagagaggaagataaaaaaagaaaaagaaaaaaagaagacacATCTAAATAACTATCAATTAATGCAACAAAGCATACAAGAGTTGAGAATTTTCTCAATACTCCATAATAGATGGAGTAGCATTTAAGCATGATGTAAAACATCCTTGACTTGAgggcaatgttttgaaaaccggaccggaccggccggttcgaccggttgaaccgcgaaccggccatggcaccggtccggttcaatgcCAAAGTTGACTTTGTCAGAAAACCGGTCAAGAACCGGTTGAACCGTCAAAACCGCGGTCGAACCGCTATTGAACCGGTTTTCAaacttcctctttttttttttttttgcaaaatgcaaCTATCAATattcgaactcaagacctttataatagaagaccaatgtattaaccgttgcaccatcacatcctattagttttttttgataacttatttatataaagcaaacactcatttttcttttttccatttttcttacaaaatctcatcctctcatggctctttctttttaattttcaactctctctctctctctatcctcttttttttgtcactccctttttaatcaaacctctttatttttaatttattgatattttcttccatcttttaattttgtttttgtccattaaattgaaaaaagttcaaaaagaattattttttaacccaaattatttaatgctacaaccactcacttttatctcattttttgtttcttgtcaagtttacatttctattttcaattttcttgacttccttcgaactccaaacttccttttttaaattacaatctctaaaacataaattaaaatttaagttcacaatatctaaattctcatagacgtgaattttgtataatttcaaaatattgtgatatttttgggttggatttagatataattgaaattgagatgaaatttatttgttttaacttataatttaaaaaatttatttttaaaaatccaagttattaaaaaatagtaaacctttcatcatataaagtattaaattaatccattacatgtcttattttgtacatatatatatttatataaataatttttaaaaaaattcattgaaccgaggttgtaccggtccgaccggttgaacctcgaccctttcacttcaccggttcaatgaacggtccggtttttaaaacattgcttGAGGGTGTACAAAAAAATATCTAGTACACCATAAAAAGTAGGGTAGAGGTTTCTTGGTTTCCCACACAAGTGAAAAAGACACTAGAAAACATAGAATGTGGGGCTATAAAGGCCACAGAAAAGTGGACTTATCCCCCAGTAGTGAGGACCATATAGCAGCACACTTTGAGAgcaagggaagaaagaaaccaGAAGTTCAAAGAACTTGACCGACAGTCATGGCTTCTTTGTCTTCCCCGGCAATCTCTACTTCTACAAATGTGTTTGAATATGGAAATTTCACCACTGAGTTGATAAAAGTTGAACAAGGGCCCTGCTGCAGAAAAGCTGCTGAACAAACTTTACCTCCTCCAAAGCCACTCTTAATTGGGACACCATCAGAAGCTGGAGTGTTCCCTGTTCTGCTGTTCCTTCATGGCTATCTTTTTCTTAACTCTTTCTACTCCGAGCTTGTTCAACATATTGCTTCTCATGGATTCATCGTGGTTGCCCCACAGGTCATCAAGTCTCAACTGTATCTAGCTCGTCCTGTTTTACACTAATTAGTGAATGATTAAATTCTGAGTATAGTGCTATTTCACCCATTTGTTCACATTCAGATTCCAATTAAATTTTGCATTCAGAATATGCTTTAAACATACTGTTGTAAGTGGTAGCTTCGAATCTGGCTGTTGGCACTTTGTAATTGACATCTTGCTCATCAGATATATGTAAAATTGGCTTGCTCTGTATCTGCCATCTGCACAAAAATGTGCCGGTCCATTTGATTGGCTGTACAGATATTTGGAAGTTGTTATACGAACAATTTTGCAGGTTTCTTGACCTGATCTTTTTCAGGGATAGGTAAATAATGAAAAAGAATATCATTTTCCGAGGTAAGGCCATGAGGTTTAATGccattttctttgcattttcttgtgCTGTCCATGAATTTGgatattcttttttctttttgggtcaAACTCAATTTAAAATTCTGTTCAGCTCATGTTTTGAATCCAGAACCTATAAAGATTACAGAGGTacatgtttttatttttcttttaaaaaaggTAATGCAGTCAAAGGAAACATTATTAATGAGCTTTGTAAAGCTTTACAGAACTGTAATATCTGTTAGTACAGCTCAATCTATTGTGGAAATCAACTTGGTCTGGATTGTTCTAGTAGTGGTTCAAATTCTTAGCCCTTTAGGTCTGTTCTTATAACTGTTGAATGATCAAGATTGAACAATAAAACTCCCTGTACTAATCACAAATGGCCCCAATATGAAATTGCTGTTTGTTTGGCTGACATTTTCCTACATCCACCTTGTTCCAGTTATATAGTGTGGCAGGACCTGATTCAACCAAAGAAATCGAGTCCACTGCTGCAATAACAAACTGGTTTTCAGAAGGACTACAGGCTTGCCTTCCATCACATGTTAGGCCGAACTTATCAAAGCTGGCGCTATCCGGCCATAGTCGCGGAGGCAAAGTGGCTTTTGCAGTGGCTCTGGGAAAGGCAATCACTTCATTAAAATTCTCAGCGTTGGTAGGAGTTGATCCTGTTGATGGAATGGACAAAGGGAAACAAACACCCCCGCCAATTCTCACTTACATTCCTCATTCCTTCAATATTGATATGGCTGTATTAGTCATCGGATCAGGCTTAGGTGCAGTAAAAAGGAACCCGCTGTTTCCACCTTGTGCTCCAAAAGGGGTGAATCATGAGGACTTCTTCAATGAATGTCAAAAGCCGGCATATCACTTTGTTGCCAAGGACTATGGCCATGTTGATATGCTGAATGATGACACAACTGGGATTCGAGGAAAGACCACATATTGTTTGTGTAAGAATGGTGTATCCAGAGAACCCATGAGGAGATTTGTTGCAGGAATTAGTGTTGCATTCTTGAGAGCTTATTTGGAAGACAATTCCAGCGACTTGGAGGCCATTAAGGATGGACAATTAGTAGCACCTGTGGTGCTTCAAAAAGCTGATTTTCTATTATAAATTGTGTGATTTAGTTGCCTAATAAAAGGAATCATCCCATTTGTTAGCAGAAATTCTACTAAAGAATGGAGCAGCAGCTTCAAATCTAGTAGTATTCCTTTTGATGGTGCCTACATATATATaatagcaacaaaaacaaatgTTCTGTGTTACACGAAGCATTTTAttttcactctctctctctcgtgcCGTCTTCGTCTTGGCTGTCGGGCCTATCAAAAGAAAGTAATTCGGTCCATCAGAAACCAACGCAATATTGGGCCGTCGCAAGAATACATCTAATAACGAGAACATGGGCAAAAACAGCCTGAAGCCCATAGCCTGTATGCGTttcataattttcattttttctcgACATCTCTATTCTCTCCCCGTTATTTCTCCGGCTGCTCTTCCCGGCGGACACCGGACCGAGGTATGCCCTCCCGACGATCATGAtcctccttttctttattatattttgGGTTCTTTTTAATCTATCATGCTCTTGCATGGCATCTACTTTCGTTTATTTTTGTAAATTGGCTGTGCTTAACTTGATTGATGTGGAATCACTCGAACTGGAAATATGTTGGATTGGATTTCACTGTAATTTGATAGAAAAAGAATATACCTTTTATTGCTGCTTATCTTACGTTCGATAAAATGCCTCAATTATATGAAAAAGTGTTGCTGGCTGACTATTATAGAGGCTTGGAGATCACTCCATGTGATATATGTGTGTTACAAGCAGCGCACCGGCTATTATGGCTAGCTCTGGCCGGAGAAGAGGAAGAACCAGAATCACAGCCGCAGCATCCTGTTTAGTTGAAGAAGATGACTTTTTAAAATTGCAGTTTTAGTCCTCTagcttttccttgttttctgtTTTGACCTCTCCCCTTGTTTTTGTAGCCTATTGATTTGTCCCTAGTTGTTTGCTTGAAAAGTTTTCAATTATGTCTCTAGGTTTGTTAACTCAATTATTTAGTTTAGGTGGGTTTTCGATTGGTCAAATTAACTCAGAACTGGCTTTAATTCGGTTGCTTACCCTTTTAGAACTCGTGTGAGCCCCGTGTGGTACATAGGCTTACCGCAATTTTGttatttctttagtttatttgcTTTCTACTATATTGTTGTAGAATGTGATTTGGGTATGTGCTATTCAATAAGTTTTCTGACAGAAAAGAAACTTCAAAGTAGATGTTCAATGACTTTGTGTTCACTGCAGCTGTTGCTGCATTACTTCAATTGTATAATCTTGACCTAACTGCACATTAAAATGTTGAAATTTACAGATTTTCTTCTTCGATTTGCAGATATATAGCCTTTTTTACCACTATTCAGTTTGATTAGTGTCTTAAAGACCGAGGCAATTGGAAGTAGAGCTCTTCAATTTCATCTGGTGATGAAAATGTATATGCTAGTCATCAAATTTAGTTATGATTCTAAATTTCGTTGTAGTCTTGAAACCGAAGTGATCCTCTTGTTTGTCTTCTTTATAGATCTTTGAGACTTGTAGTTGAAAAACATTCTGTTGTTAGATTTCTTTGGGTGATCTTGTTTGCTTAAGGTTATGTGCTTTGCAGACTTCAAGAATATGCGGGTGCACTTACTAATTTTGAAGTTCTTGACTTTCTAAGATCAAGAGGTGCTGGTAAAGATCCCACACGACTTATTGCTGGCATAGCACCATCTGAATACAAGGTTGCAGTGTTTATCTCATCTAAAAGTATTTGATGATTTTCTCTCATGGAAAGCTAACATAATTGAGATTCTCATATGCTGATCTTTTAATGGCTTGCTGCAGGTATATGATTATCTTGAACAAACAGCGGCCTCAACACAAACAAGAGATATAGCAATTGAGTTTGTACAGAAATGCAAGGAATATAACCTTGCAAAAGCTGAGATTCTCAACATCCTCAACATTCGGCCATCTTGTGAGGCTGCCTTGTACCCGGTAACTTACGGCAAAATGCTTAAATTAATATTCTTGCTGAATTAGTGTACCATGATACTATATTGAACAATTTCCTCTGATTCTTCATGCGTTGTATGTCCAAAGTACTTGCCTTCTTTGAAgcatttaaattttcatttgacAGAGCTTTATATGCTTTATCTTTCAGTTGAATGATGTGAATCCTTTAGTGGTTGGAACTGGGGGTCGGTTGTGAGATGAATCTGCTAAGTTTTGTAGAAGAGGCCGAAATACCTTATTTTTCTGTTACATTGTTGTTTTATGCAAGAATTGATCTTAACATGATTTCTTCTGAATTTAAGTAGAAGCACGTTTTGCAGCTCCAGTTGGTGccattattttcttttcaagcAGTTCTCATGCATATGATTTTATATGATTTCTTCGGCAGAATTAGCATTCtcttctactttttttttttggtttgtgtTTTGGGGGGGTTACATTGGAGGGCCAAAGGCCCGTTATCTAGAGACTAATCTAGGGACTGAGACTGCTCGTACATGTTGGCCAAAAAGCTTCCTAAGAGTATGTGGAGGTTCCCTGAGAGTAGTTAACCGCAGAGCTGGACTCCTACCCTTCTTAGCTAGACGATCCGCACACTCGCATTCTCTTCTACTCTCTAGCTGGAGGAGTTGTCATTGCAGTATTCAGTTATTTCTTCTTCCTGTGATCTTATTTCACATTTGGAGGAAATAGAACTATGGTAGAATATGCATTTTACGGGGAGATTTGTTTTTCAACTTGCCTCGTCTTCCTTTCAGCATTGACCTCTCTAAATTCTCAGTTTTTTGGTTGAATTCCTGGGATTGTGGTTTATGTGTTTGTTTCTTCTCCCCTACCAGCGTAGCAAAATGTTTGTGTCAAGGAAGCTTAGGTGCACTTAGATACTTCAGGATGTAATGCTTGACAAGACATGAAGCAAGAGTTGAATTATCTTCCAATCTTTTGGAACCATGTGTTACTTCAAAGCACCTAACAGGAAGCTGAAATCTTGTTGTCGCTCTTCATTTTATTTATGTAATTACATTGTTGGTCATCTTTCCTTACATGACGTTGTTAATCTATAGCATGCCTAAGTTTTCCTAAATTTATTCTCAGTAACTCAGTGAATTTTTTTATTCCACTATACACAGATCATAGAGGATTGGGACATACGTTTTTCAGTTGAGGAAGAAAAAGAGGAGGAAGAACTAGGGTTGCTAAAGACAATCTGTCAGGTTTTGCCGCCTCCTCCAAGTGTAATGGAATCTGATGAAGGGATTGGTGTGGAAGAAGAAGATAATCCAGATGAGCAACAAAAGAAGGCTGTGGAATAGATGTTTCTTCATATAATTAGAATGTTAGCTAGGTGTAAACTCGGGGTTAGGATCTTATATCTATTTTATGAAATGGTTTTCACAGATAAAAGAAAGCCCAGAAAGGGATGACTACctggaaagaggaaaacccaacAATTATTCATTCGCTCGAACCAACCAACTTATATGTTTTTTGCAACCAACTTATTATTAGCCACTGAGCAATCCATTGCTATGCGGTGTGGACCTTGGTAATGCGTCAAGCGTTTGGATATGTAATTACttgaaataatatttttatttgcGGTACAAACacaatttttaataatttttttattttatatacattaCATCATAAAGAGAGTGTTACaacaattatttcaaataatatttgaaataatatgcAATCCATGCGTAAATTGTTACTCAGAGTATTGAAAGTGATATTTGTGCttcaaatataatttttgaCCTCCCGCCTTTCATTAGTGAAGGAATATGGAGTTTTGGAAGATTATTTTGGAGTGCAAATATATCATTTCTCCATAAGAAATTTCTACGCAAATTTTAGAGATAAGATAACAAAGAAGAAATTTAGTTGTTTTAAAATAGAATAAATAGTTAAAAACCATATAACATGGAAGATCACAGCTTCTTTTACTGTACAATCTCCTGACTTAATATTTAATTGAACTTTTGTTTGAATTCACTCGTTTTATGATGAGTTTGTCCAGCAGGTGCAGAATATGTTGCGGTTAAGAGGCTAAATCATCCCCACTTACTATTTTCTATGTTTATGCGGTTGATTCTTGGTTTATAAGTCTTGCATCGTGGTTGCATTGGTTATGGTCAAAGTTACTTAGGAATTCAAGCTCAAGGGTGGTCTTGGGACAACATTTGCTCCATCTCCACCTTTTTATCAAAGCCGCAATCCCTAAATTCTTGTGAATTCTGATGTTAATCTTGGCTAATTTGTTTCGGATTGCTGAGTAGTCAACATTCTGCCCCTAAGTCCTTGTCCTGCAATTCAGTAGACGCTTATTTTATGCAGTGCTTTTGACAACCGTTTACATCAACAGCTATGCTTTACATCTGTTAGGATTGGATGTTTTCCTATGTTCCTCCACTCAGTCTTGTTGTGTATTGTCATTGTTGATCAGTCCCTCGAGACAATTACAAGCCTCTTTGTTTTAGCCAGTGTCCCTGTTCGTGCTGCATCTAAACTGCTTATCTCCCTCCCTGAAAAATGGAAAACCCACAACAATGCATGCATGGTCGCATTAAAGGGAATCTAAATCCCTTGCAATTTTGAACAACGTTATGGAATGATTCTTTATTTACGGTAGTGTCTGATCTTCAAtccaataatgaagcttttgtcaaggaaagaaaaagttGGGGGGCAGAATAATTGACAGAGTTGCACGAGGGGAGGGAGTGATCTCTGTGTTGGTTATGGCCAATAGTCTGAGTTAAAAAGCACAAGTTTCTTGTCCAGATACTCCTTTGAGTCACAGGAAATGCCAAACACTACTGTCAAATCATACatcacttcaaatcattttGCCAttcatctttcttttctttttaagcTTTTGCAAAAGCTTCCCATTTGCtaaattgaaaagaatgatGGGAAATTTTTGTGCTTGTAGGAGCTGGGAATGGGCAAAAAAACCGGGCTAGACCTCTAGGTTTCTTTACAAAATTGAGGTTCAGCCTTCACTTCACACCTGCTCCTGCCATTATCATCTGGCTCATTTTTGTCTGATCTCATTCATTCAGATAATAAAATACTCCTCTGCTCATCCATGCTCAATGGGAGTGAGTAGTTGAAAGTCTTCAGGAAGCGGTAAATTATGTCTAATCTTGCAAATGGATGCAGTTGAATTCCATGCACCTCCATCAAGTTGGTGCGTGAGAAAACAAACTGGTCCCTCCAAACTGTCTTTTTTCTCATGTTCTTAAGGACGCAGAGGATTCTGGATCTTTTTTTGTATGGTAGAGTCAACAGTTCACAAGCATATAAACAGCAGAAGGGAAATTTAGGGAATAGTCATTTGGATCTTTTCAGACACAACTTCTTGTGCATGGAATCTTGCAATTGATTGGATGGTTCCATTTGAGCGTTTTATTTGAGAGCATTATCAAATGAAAACTACTTGCTCAACCAAGTAAAAGGATTTCAAGTTTTTGTTCGTCAAGATTTTTAACAActccaaaaaaggaaaaaaaaaatgcttacaATTCGTCTCACTTTTGCAATgtatttgttgattttttttttcaacgtGCCACACTTTACCATACTACAATTCAGGTTACGTTTGGATTATGGGATCTGATGATGGATTGAAAGTCCTTACAATACCTTCTTAGTTGTTTGGATTATTTGAGAAGTATTTATATTTACAGTTCactaattattttaatttttaaaggCATTTAAAtaattgataaattacaaatccAAATACTTTTTAAATAAGTCAAACAAGTTAGACTAATTTGAAAGAATTTTGAATCTGTCATTAAATccctcaaacaaattaaaacGGATTTGAATCTTTCGTTGAATCTTTCAATCTAAACGCAGTGTAAAATTAATTATTAACCTCTCCTAAACAATAGTTCGCAACACTTCACCAATCAAAAAGTAATCAGAATCACCATAACCCAAACTTGTACAACGTAGAATTACCATAGCCCAAATGTTACACTTTTACTGTATATGCTACTTCCATCCCATTACAATGAAAGCGGTTTTCTTCAACATTCAAGGGGAAACATTGTGGTAATTTGATGCCAAGACGGTCTGCAGAGTTGACTTGTGATAGCAGTAAACTGAGTACCTTCTTTTCCAATCTTTCACAGCATTACTTTACCGACCTCAATGAAATTCTGACAAGATGATGCTTTTGTATAATTTAATGAAGCAAGAGGGACAGAAGTGGAAAAAAAGCaccaaagtaaaacaatcaGGTACAATTATACAAAAACTGCTGATCCAAGCATGCACCGTTCTGGCCGTGTATAATTGAATGCACCGTATCTTGCCACAGAGAAAGAAAGGGACGTCAGTAAAGAGAAGAATATCGTATTGAAAAATGTAAAgatctacaaaaaaaaaaaagaaacaagaatcGACTTGAAGCTTAAAATGAAATGGATATAAACACACAGTTAGTTCAATTGCTAAGATCCTGTGTAACCTAtataaaggaagaaaagaaaagaaaaggagaattaAGCCATGCAAGGTCTTCTATACATTCTTATTCATAGGCACTCCCAATAACTAGTCCTCTTAATGAgaatatttttagaaattgGAATGGATGCCAGCCTCGAATTCTCCAAAGGCTTTTGTGAAACGAACACATTCACAAACATTTACAGGGACTGTCCCATAATGAAATCCATGTTCGTATGAGAGATATTGGAGGGTCCATACTCGAATAAGAAAGGACCATGAACTCCGTGACCTACCATTGTACTCTATATGTGTTTTCATGTCTCTGAAAGTTTTGAAATGGATTAATCCCTGACATTAGGATATATGTTTTTAACTATGTGAAGCTTGCTCATTATATAGGTTAAAGAGAAGTGTTTAAAAGTCACTTCTAGTCACAATTTCTTGAAACTTATCATGATACATGGACTCAATGGAAGTCTAGGAAGTGAGGATGGCTTTCCAAGTCCTTGGCCAGAAAAGGGTTTTCTTTTACCTCCCTCGTATTTTGGGGCAGCCGAAACAAAAAGGAAACCGAAGGGACCATTCGAGTACAGCACTGttagaatgcatttaatgaagttcTCATTTTTGTTTTGCTGAAGACCGTAATGCATCACGATCCAAAATTCTATGCTGCTAAAAAGAGCAAGGGACTAATTTCTGTAGGTAAACATTATGCTGGCATTAAACCAAATTCACCTATGTATCACTATCATACACAATAATTTCAGTAGTTAAACGCCGTAGTATTGTAccaaattattttatgtatcATGTATAATTGTTTTTCTCATAATATTTTGAGAGATCAAATAAAGAGTGAATAAGGAAAATGAATGTCAATTAAAAGGGATCATTTTAGAAAGCTGTgttgaggtttttgacaatttcactagtttttcttgaGGTTCTGAAAATATCACTTATCTCTTTCGTCAGCAATTTGGTTTCCAAATGCTTACATCATTAGTGGTGAAATGACTATACTAGTCTTACACATATGCGTGGAGAGAAACAATCAAAATGTTTGCTAGTTAAATTAACcataatttggaattttaaaaAACAACTAGTTTGCTATATAAAAAGGAAACTAATACTATGTGCACTTTTTCTATTAATGTGTTTGACAGATAAAAAGAATCATATATGATGtatctgataaataaataaaaggattcTAACATGAAAAATAACTGAGCCGTTTACAAACTAAATTAACCATGATTTGATTATGTTAGACATCAGAAAAAGGCTCCAACACTAGGCTaacttttttatatatatacttgACAATTAAAAGGTATTGGACATGTGGAGATTCCAAAATTGTTTCTTCTTATTAGCATGGTGATAACAAGAGtcttaaggaaagaaaaagaaactttGTTTTGCTAAACTTTGAAAGAAAGGTATTACTTTTTGGTTGCAAATGATGAAAGTTTTTGTTAATCATGTGTAACAGCAATCCTGTAAGTGAAATAATAAGTTAGATCGAATAATTAAATTAACTATTAATACTTGAAACAATTTTGGCTAACAATTATTATAGGAGATGGCCACTTTTAGAATCAAATAATCTTCTTACACCTAAGATCATTTTTTGTattattgctttttttttaattggggTAAATTGTTACAAGGGTATAAATTTCGAGGGAGGCTTTCGAGGATGGCAATGGAACCGTCAAAACTGAGGGAAGGTTTCTAAAATCATTCCTAATTAAAACCTATTACATCCAATATGTCCCATGTTCATAACATATGTACCATTAATGAAAGACGCACTGCCCACCTTAGaaacttaaaaaagaaaaagaaaaaacccaTAGTGAgttgaagaaaagaaaggctACGGaccagagaaagagagagatccTCTCGAGAGTCTCAACAGAAATTACATTCCCAAAGTTCCCAGTGTCTCCTCCAGAGTCCagacaagaaaagagagaaaaattatTAGTGTGTATTCCTAACTCCCAGGTGTATTAAACACTACAAAAAGCCACAAATAAAAATGTGTACTAGACAGTAGCCAAAAATGTTTAAAACAATAATATTGCTGACTAATATGCAGATAGCCTAATACTTGAAACAATTATAAGTATTTCCAAGCCCCCtaagagaaaaagaataaatatgTACAAAAGACCAAAATAGTTACTAAAAACTAATATATGATGATCTCTGAACAACGTTTGTTCTACAACTATATGTTTTGCACT
It contains:
- the LOC113765491 gene encoding chlorophyllase-2, chloroplastic-like produces the protein MASLSSPAISTSTNVFEYGNFTTELIKVEQGPCCRKAAEQTLPPPKPLLIGTPSEAGVFPVLLFLHGYLFLNSFYSELVQHIASHGFIVVAPQLYSVAGPDSTKEIESTAAITNWFSEGLQACLPSHVRPNLSKLALSGHSRGGKVAFAVALGKAITSLKFSALVGVDPVDGMDKGKQTPPPILTYIPHSFNIDMAVLVIGSGLGAVKRNPLFPPCAPKGVNHEDFFNECQKPAYHFVAKDYGHVDMLNDDTTGIRGKTTYCLCKNGVSREPMRRFVAGISVAFLRAYLEDNSSDLEAIKDGQLVAPVVLQKADFLL
- the LOC113765457 gene encoding uncharacterized protein LOC113765457 isoform X1, with translation MKILQEYAGALTNFEVLDFLRSRGAGKDPTRLIAGIAPSEYKVYDYLEQTAASTQTRDIAIEFVQKCKEYNLAKAEILNILNIRPSCEAALYPIIEDWDIRFSVEEEKEEEELGLLKTICQVLPPPPSVMESDEGIGVEEEDNPDEQQKKAVE
- the LOC113765457 gene encoding uncharacterized protein LOC113765457 isoform X2 — its product is MKISRGAGKDPTRLIAGIAPSEYKVYDYLEQTAASTQTRDIAIEFVQKCKEYNLAKAEILNILNIRPSCEAALYPIIEDWDIRFSVEEEKEEEELGLLKTICQVLPPPPSVMESDEGIGVEEEDNPDEQQKKAVE